Proteins encoded together in one Planctopirus ephydatiae window:
- a CDS encoding acyl-[ACP]--phospholipid O-acyltransferase, with the protein MQTLSEAISNLRTDESTEPPRPADLHDRLSSISFISLLAVQFLTVLNDHTFRWLVVPLAKRLFRHTPGKVSLAEDASMLALGLAAFTLPFLFLAAPAGYLADRFSKAKVITWCKLAEILIMLAGFAALGFSNIPLLFIVVALTGVMNALFAPARQGSIPELVHDGSLSRANGLMGLMNVVPCALGFLLGNLLATLAQPGDSDSISWQSLSTAFVVIMSIAVLGWVVSLGIRRVPAGDPECRFPWNFPVDTWQSLKLLSSDVFLARTALGIAFFWLLASMAQLNIDTFAGHDLQLKQWQVGVFGMVLVLGVGIGSLLAGYLSGGHVELGLVPIGAMGIAICSVVLYLAGIVNDDHRLIAFELSVAGLFFLGVFAGLFDVPLEAYLQHRSEPKVLGKILAATNFLAFSGALAAAGIFYFLLAILQLSPAAVFLVCGIGTVPVAIYVMFLIPGAMFRFLFFIFTHSFYRIRRYGEVNIPEKGGALLVSNHVTWVDGILLMTMTPRPVRFIAYADYVNNPWLKWLARIFEVIPIKADGGPKALIESLRTARKAIEEGHVVCIFAEGGLTRTGQMQPFQPGFLKIIQGTNAPVIPVYLDGLWGSIFSFKGGKFFWKWPKRLLLPVNILYGQPIHEPKTVHQVRSAVQLLGVESVQKLKSKEPSLLAGFIKTCRSAGSRIKVADSGGMELTGTKLLIATLAFNRLFRREIPADEQVVGILLPPTVGGVLANVALSLAGKVTANLNYTLSDAQLNACLEQGDIKTVITSRKVLEKRNFQLNAKFLLLEDLKPKISSFDKFCAALAAYTLPASLLLTLLGRPTRGTDELLTLIFTSGSTGQPKGVMLTHNNLKITIDAADHIARLEADDTVLGVLPFFHSLGYSITLWLPLCLPPRVVYHVNPLDARVVGQLAEKYGATILLATPTFLRSYLKRCEPAQFSKLDLVVVGAEKLPNELANEFKEKFGVLPSEGYGATETTGPAFVNVPDHRCELTSQKGTKLGTVGRPLPGFAVRILDPESGQEVGVNIQGRVQLKGGNVMAGYWKNPEKTSEVLQDGWYDTGDLGVLDDEGFLTITGRLSRFSKVGGEMVPHLRVEELLLEIVKTADEEGALPLAVTAVPDAQRGERLVVVHRPLAQPVAEILRKLGETGIPNLWIPGSDSFIEVEAVPILGTGKLDLKGIKDCALARFGPKS; encoded by the coding sequence ATGCAGACGCTCTCGGAGGCTATTTCCAACCTACGGACTGATGAATCGACGGAACCTCCCCGACCCGCCGACCTGCATGATCGTCTTTCGTCCATTAGCTTCATCAGTCTTCTGGCCGTCCAGTTTTTGACGGTGCTGAACGACCACACCTTCCGCTGGCTGGTCGTTCCACTGGCCAAACGGCTTTTCCGCCATACACCCGGGAAAGTTTCTCTGGCGGAAGATGCTTCGATGCTGGCTCTCGGGTTGGCAGCCTTCACGTTGCCATTTCTTTTTCTGGCAGCGCCGGCGGGTTATCTCGCAGACCGTTTCAGCAAGGCCAAGGTCATTACCTGGTGCAAGCTGGCGGAAATTCTCATCATGCTGGCTGGCTTTGCGGCTTTGGGCTTCAGCAATATCCCGCTGCTTTTCATTGTCGTGGCACTTACGGGTGTGATGAATGCCCTGTTCGCTCCAGCGAGGCAAGGGAGCATCCCGGAACTTGTCCACGATGGTTCACTCTCGCGCGCCAATGGGTTGATGGGGCTGATGAACGTTGTCCCTTGTGCGCTGGGTTTTCTATTGGGAAACCTGCTGGCGACACTTGCTCAACCGGGCGATAGCGATTCCATTTCGTGGCAATCGCTCAGTACGGCGTTTGTGGTGATCATGTCGATTGCCGTGCTGGGTTGGGTGGTCAGCCTGGGAATTCGCCGCGTGCCAGCTGGTGACCCGGAGTGCCGCTTTCCGTGGAATTTTCCGGTCGATACCTGGCAAAGCCTGAAGCTCCTTTCGAGTGATGTTTTTCTCGCCCGGACAGCGTTAGGCATTGCCTTCTTCTGGCTGCTGGCCTCGATGGCTCAACTCAATATCGACACGTTTGCCGGTCATGATCTGCAACTCAAGCAGTGGCAGGTGGGTGTTTTTGGCATGGTGCTGGTGCTGGGTGTCGGCATCGGCAGCCTGCTGGCGGGTTATCTCTCGGGTGGCCATGTCGAACTGGGATTGGTGCCGATTGGTGCTATGGGTATTGCCATCTGCTCTGTGGTGTTGTATCTCGCTGGAATTGTGAATGACGATCACCGTCTGATTGCGTTTGAACTTTCGGTCGCTGGTCTGTTTTTCCTGGGTGTGTTTGCCGGGCTGTTTGACGTTCCGCTGGAGGCTTATTTGCAGCATCGCAGCGAGCCCAAAGTGCTGGGAAAAATTCTGGCAGCAACGAACTTTCTGGCATTCTCCGGAGCGTTGGCGGCGGCGGGGATCTTTTATTTCTTACTCGCTATTTTGCAACTCAGCCCGGCTGCGGTATTTCTCGTCTGTGGCATTGGGACCGTCCCGGTCGCCATCTACGTCATGTTCTTGATACCAGGTGCCATGTTTCGATTTCTGTTCTTCATCTTTACGCACTCGTTCTATCGAATTCGCCGCTATGGCGAAGTCAATATCCCCGAAAAAGGGGGAGCGCTGCTCGTGTCGAATCATGTCACGTGGGTGGATGGCATTCTGTTGATGACGATGACACCACGGCCGGTGCGGTTCATTGCCTATGCCGATTATGTGAATAATCCGTGGCTAAAATGGCTGGCACGAATTTTTGAGGTCATCCCCATTAAGGCGGATGGTGGGCCGAAAGCACTCATTGAATCGTTAAGGACAGCCCGCAAAGCCATTGAAGAAGGACATGTGGTCTGTATCTTTGCCGAAGGGGGTTTGACCCGCACCGGCCAGATGCAGCCTTTTCAACCTGGTTTTCTCAAGATCATTCAGGGGACCAATGCCCCGGTGATACCGGTCTATCTCGATGGTTTGTGGGGGAGTATTTTCAGCTTTAAGGGCGGAAAATTTTTCTGGAAATGGCCAAAGCGTCTACTCCTTCCCGTCAATATCCTCTACGGTCAGCCCATTCACGAACCCAAAACTGTTCATCAGGTTCGCTCAGCAGTCCAACTTCTGGGAGTCGAATCCGTGCAAAAGCTTAAATCGAAAGAGCCTTCCTTGCTGGCGGGATTCATTAAGACCTGCCGGAGTGCCGGTAGCCGCATTAAGGTGGCTGATTCTGGCGGCATGGAACTGACAGGGACCAAACTGCTGATTGCCACGCTGGCATTCAACCGGTTGTTCCGCCGAGAGATTCCGGCAGATGAGCAGGTGGTTGGGATCCTTCTTCCGCCGACAGTCGGTGGAGTCCTCGCGAATGTGGCACTTTCCCTCGCTGGCAAGGTGACTGCCAATTTGAACTACACCCTTTCCGATGCACAGCTCAATGCGTGCCTCGAACAGGGCGATATCAAAACGGTGATTACCAGCCGCAAAGTGCTGGAGAAGAGAAACTTCCAGCTCAATGCGAAGTTCCTCCTCCTTGAAGATTTAAAGCCAAAGATCTCCTCGTTTGATAAGTTCTGTGCTGCCCTGGCTGCATACACATTGCCGGCTTCGCTTCTCCTCACTCTGCTGGGCCGCCCCACTCGCGGTACCGATGAACTCCTGACTTTGATCTTCACTTCGGGATCAACTGGCCAGCCGAAAGGGGTGATGCTCACCCATAACAATCTGAAGATCACGATCGACGCCGCCGACCATATTGCCCGGCTTGAAGCCGATGATACGGTTCTTGGAGTGTTGCCCTTTTTCCATAGCCTGGGTTACAGCATTACCCTATGGTTGCCCCTCTGCCTGCCGCCGCGAGTGGTGTATCACGTCAATCCGCTCGATGCACGCGTCGTCGGGCAACTGGCTGAGAAATATGGCGCCACAATTCTGCTGGCCACGCCCACCTTTTTGCGGTCGTACCTCAAACGTTGCGAACCGGCACAGTTCTCCAAGCTCGATCTAGTGGTGGTGGGAGCTGAAAAACTTCCCAATGAACTTGCCAACGAGTTCAAGGAGAAGTTTGGCGTCTTACCTTCGGAAGGCTATGGCGCGACAGAAACCACCGGCCCGGCATTCGTCAATGTGCCTGATCATCGTTGCGAGTTGACTTCGCAAAAGGGAACCAAGCTGGGAACCGTGGGCCGACCATTGCCTGGCTTTGCCGTGCGAATTCTGGATCCGGAAAGTGGTCAGGAAGTGGGTGTGAACATCCAGGGGCGTGTCCAGCTCAAGGGTGGCAACGTGATGGCGGGCTACTGGAAGAATCCCGAGAAGACCAGCGAAGTTCTGCAGGATGGCTGGTATGACACGGGCGATCTGGGAGTGCTGGACGACGAGGGTTTTCTGACGATTACGGGCCGCCTTTCGCGATTTTCGAAGGTTGGTGGCGAGATGGTGCCGCACCTCCGCGTGGAAGAGTTGCTGCTGGAAATCGTCAAGACTGCGGATGAAGAAGGAGCCCTGCCGCTGGCGGTGACGGCAGTTCCTGATGCACAGCGTGGAGAACGGCTGGTTGTGGTGCATCGTCCTTTGGCTCAACCGGTTGCAGAAATACTGCGTAAACTGGGCGAGACAGGGATTCCCAATCTCTGGATTCCTGGGTCCGACAGCTTTATCGAAGTCGAAGCTGTTCCGATTCTGGGGACTGGCAAGCTCGATCTGAAGGGGATTAAAGACTGTGCACTGGCCCGCTTCGGCCCCAAGTCGTAA
- a CDS encoding TolC family protein — MNGILAAALLMTAGCISSRPSNIAGKPVDPTHYDRFEQVASDLPIYRTESVIKDRSPANHAGAVRLASAESDHQESSAAAASISEGIESSEPLSDEPISDTAYVTLASSEKTSVDEIPPGYDKSKLATEEQAGRFNTAPSASAYQLSLGNILYLADVQNPNIALARERINEAYARVEQADTLWLPSIRSGLNYNHHDGAIQDVAGRVFNTSRSSFYGGMGAGAVGAGSPIAPGLMAQFHLTDAIFQPRIASHQASSRQYGAAATRNDSLRDAAFAYLELVRAEQDRAIAQQALFHTEELSSVTAAYARTGQGLQSDNERVLAEVAVRRDEVVQSEEAVVTASARLAALLHADPSMTITSGEPVVIPLEILTVQGTAGEYVATGLSRRPELAEQQQLVCEAIERMKRERYAPLIPSVLLGVSYGGFGGGFGSDITNSNGRLDADAMAYWEVRNLGFGEKAAREQTSSAVRQAQWRNLALMDTVAREVVDAHTQVIKRRERIEICRLGVVAARRSFDLNLDRIRNAQGLPIEVLQSIQALRVAQRTFLNAVVDFNQSQFQLCHATGWFLAA, encoded by the coding sequence GTGAACGGCATACTGGCCGCAGCCCTCTTGATGACCGCGGGCTGCATCAGTTCCCGCCCGTCTAACATTGCCGGAAAACCAGTCGATCCCACTCATTACGACCGTTTCGAGCAGGTCGCCAGCGATTTACCCATCTATCGAACCGAGTCCGTGATCAAGGATCGTTCACCAGCCAACCATGCCGGAGCCGTGCGACTGGCCTCTGCCGAGAGCGACCATCAGGAGTCTTCCGCCGCCGCTGCATCAATAAGCGAAGGCATTGAGAGCAGCGAACCACTCAGCGACGAACCAATCAGCGATACCGCCTATGTGACACTCGCCTCCAGTGAAAAAACTTCCGTCGATGAAATCCCGCCCGGCTACGACAAATCCAAGCTTGCGACTGAGGAACAGGCGGGACGTTTCAATACAGCACCTTCAGCGAGTGCGTATCAGTTGAGTCTGGGGAACATTCTCTACCTGGCCGATGTTCAGAACCCGAACATCGCTTTGGCACGAGAGCGAATCAACGAGGCTTATGCCCGTGTCGAACAGGCCGATACCTTGTGGCTCCCATCGATCCGCTCGGGGTTGAATTACAATCATCATGACGGGGCGATTCAGGATGTCGCCGGGCGAGTCTTCAACACCAGCCGCAGTTCATTCTATGGCGGCATGGGTGCCGGAGCAGTGGGTGCCGGTTCACCCATAGCACCTGGCCTCATGGCTCAGTTTCATCTGACCGACGCCATCTTCCAGCCGCGCATTGCCAGTCATCAGGCCAGTTCCCGGCAATATGGCGCGGCAGCCACCCGCAACGACTCGTTGCGTGATGCCGCTTTCGCCTATCTGGAGCTTGTGCGAGCCGAACAGGATCGGGCAATCGCTCAGCAGGCACTGTTCCATACAGAAGAGCTCTCCTCGGTGACAGCGGCTTATGCCCGGACGGGTCAGGGTCTGCAATCCGATAACGAGCGAGTGTTGGCAGAGGTCGCCGTCAGACGTGATGAAGTCGTCCAGAGCGAAGAGGCGGTGGTCACTGCATCCGCCCGGCTGGCCGCTCTATTGCATGCCGATCCTTCGATGACGATTACCAGCGGAGAACCCGTGGTGATTCCGTTGGAAATCCTGACTGTGCAGGGAACAGCGGGGGAGTACGTCGCCACTGGTCTTTCCCGCAGGCCGGAACTTGCTGAGCAGCAGCAGCTCGTTTGTGAAGCCATCGAACGCATGAAGCGGGAACGCTATGCCCCGCTGATCCCCAGTGTGTTGCTCGGCGTCAGCTACGGCGGCTTTGGTGGCGGTTTTGGCAGTGATATCACCAACAGCAACGGCCGCCTCGATGCCGATGCCATGGCTTACTGGGAAGTCCGTAATCTGGGCTTTGGGGAAAAAGCCGCACGCGAACAGACATCGTCCGCAGTTCGTCAGGCCCAATGGCGAAACCTGGCCCTGATGGATACCGTCGCCAGGGAAGTTGTCGACGCTCACACGCAGGTGATCAAACGCCGTGAGCGAATCGAGATCTGCCGCCTCGGTGTCGTCGCCGCAAGGCGCTCGTTTGACCTCAACCTCGACCGGATCCGGAATGCTCAAGGCTTGCCGATCGAAGTCTTGCAGTCGATCCAGGCTCTCCGAGTCGCCCAGCGAACATTCCTCAACGCGGTCGTCGACTTCAACCAATCCCAGTTCCAGCTCTGCCACGCCACCGGCTGGTTCCTTGCCGCCTGA
- a CDS encoding efflux RND transporter periplasmic adaptor subunit: MPSILSVIATRCLIGSTLLLMATMTAGCNHQASSSASSPSESTTPLARATAAPLERKTLVRVVELPGRAEAFEVAPLHAKVTGYIDKVAVDIGDRVVGPHGETPGTLICQLDVPELKEEELQKQAMVLQAKAGVTQATAEIQVAQAGLSSAEAKVQEAEALAAREESRFARWKSEYERVTQLAASGAVSTKVADETLAELSSADAGRKEVVAKIASAKAMMAEARAHLEKSKADAIAAGSQLAVAEADQRRAAVMLEYTAIRAPFDGIVVERSVHPGQLVQAGSQQPALLTVMRVDPIRVVLEVPEIDAVAISPQSQIDVKMAGTAGLIHSGTITRTSWSLNKTSRTLKAEVDVPNEAGRVRPGQYLQVLLKVAQVENALALPKAAVVTIEKQTCCYAVDDAGVVRKIPVELGLLASNEWEVRSGLTGTERVILLNAASFREGQTVEVVPPVAPAK, from the coding sequence ATGCCCTCAATTCTCTCCGTGATCGCGACTCGATGTCTGATTGGGAGTACCCTGCTTCTAATGGCCACCATGACGGCCGGTTGCAATCATCAGGCCTCCTCCTCTGCCTCTTCGCCATCAGAGAGCACAACTCCTCTCGCGCGGGCCACGGCGGCTCCCCTGGAGCGGAAGACCTTGGTTCGCGTGGTGGAACTCCCCGGTCGTGCGGAAGCGTTTGAAGTGGCACCGCTCCATGCCAAAGTCACTGGCTACATCGACAAAGTGGCCGTCGATATCGGCGACCGTGTCGTCGGGCCCCATGGGGAAACTCCCGGCACATTGATCTGCCAGTTGGATGTCCCGGAACTCAAGGAAGAAGAACTCCAGAAGCAGGCCATGGTCTTGCAGGCGAAGGCCGGCGTGACTCAGGCGACCGCCGAAATTCAAGTTGCCCAGGCAGGTTTGTCGTCGGCTGAGGCCAAAGTGCAGGAAGCGGAGGCGCTCGCCGCCAGGGAAGAATCGCGCTTCGCACGGTGGAAGTCCGAATATGAACGGGTCACGCAACTCGCGGCTTCCGGTGCCGTCAGTACAAAGGTGGCCGACGAGACACTGGCCGAGCTCTCCAGTGCCGATGCCGGTCGCAAGGAAGTCGTGGCCAAGATCGCTTCCGCTAAGGCGATGATGGCTGAGGCCCGTGCTCACCTGGAAAAGTCGAAGGCCGATGCGATTGCCGCGGGCAGCCAGTTGGCTGTGGCTGAAGCCGATCAGCGACGGGCCGCCGTCATGCTCGAATACACCGCCATTCGCGCTCCGTTCGATGGGATTGTCGTCGAGCGCAGTGTGCATCCCGGTCAATTGGTGCAGGCGGGAAGCCAACAGCCAGCCCTTCTCACAGTGATGCGGGTCGACCCCATTCGAGTCGTGCTCGAGGTTCCCGAGATCGATGCGGTGGCGATCTCACCCCAATCGCAGATCGATGTGAAAATGGCGGGTACCGCAGGCCTCATCCATTCCGGTACGATCACCCGCACGAGTTGGTCTCTCAACAAGACCTCACGCACTCTCAAAGCCGAAGTCGATGTCCCCAACGAGGCCGGTCGAGTTCGCCCCGGACAGTACCTGCAGGTGCTCCTCAAGGTAGCACAGGTGGAGAATGCGCTGGCTCTGCCCAAGGCCGCTGTGGTGACGATCGAGAAGCAGACCTGCTGCTACGCCGTTGACGATGCGGGTGTCGTGCGAAAGATCCCCGTCGAACTGGGGCTGTTGGCCAGTAACGAATGGGAAGTCCGGTCTGGATTAACGGGAACCGAACGCGTGATTCTGCTCAACGCAGCATCGTTCCGCGAAGGCCAGACTGTGGAAGTGGTCCCACCAGTTGCGCCTGCCAAGTAA